A single region of the Anaerolineales bacterium genome encodes:
- a CDS encoding transcriptional repressor has translation MACREQMAGALRQAGFRITPQRQVILEVVAHGKDHQSAQQVHLAARRRLPGLNLATVYRTLDSLNRAGLVDLMDDTKGSLRFSLRDPQHPHAHLVCRQCGQTFEFPVTGLSRLAQDIRRRTGFRTDLEHQAFSGLCRGCARPPSGQ, from the coding sequence ATGGCGTGCCGTGAACAAATGGCCGGGGCCTTGCGCCAGGCGGGATTCCGTATCACGCCCCAGCGCCAGGTCATCCTGGAGGTCGTCGCTCACGGGAAGGACCATCAGTCGGCCCAGCAGGTGCACTTGGCGGCCCGCCGTCGACTGCCTGGCCTGAACCTGGCGACGGTCTACCGCACCCTCGACAGCCTGAATCGCGCCGGACTGGTCGATCTGATGGACGACACCAAGGGTTCGCTGCGTTTCTCCCTGCGCGACCCCCAGCATCCTCATGCCCATCTGGTATGCCGCCAGTGCGGCCAGACCTTCGAGTTCCCCGTCACCGGGCTCTCGCGCCTGGCGCAGGACATCCGCCGCAGGACGGGGTTCCGGACGGATCTCGAGCACCAAGCTTTCAGCGGGCTGTGCCGGGGCTGTGCCCGGCCACCCTCCGGCCAGTAG